One genomic window of Streptomyces sp. NBC_01276 includes the following:
- a CDS encoding response regulator transcription factor, producing MADTFGPVRGDDGAGCRAADPADPAADPAGEPIRVLVVDDHALFRRGLEIVLAQEEDIQVVGEAGDGAEAVDKAADLLPDIVLMDVRMPRRGGIEACTSIKEVAPSAKIIMLTISDEEADLYDAIKAGATGYLLKEISTDEVATAIRAVADGQSQISPSMASKLLTEFKSMIQRTDERRLVPAPRLTDRELEVLKLVATGMNNRDIAKQLFISENTVKNHVRNILEKLQLHSRMEAVVYAMREKILEIR from the coding sequence ATGGCGGACACCTTCGGGCCGGTACGCGGTGACGACGGCGCGGGCTGTCGTGCGGCGGACCCGGCGGACCCGGCGGCGGATCCGGCCGGGGAGCCCATCCGGGTGCTCGTGGTCGACGACCACGCCCTCTTCCGGCGCGGCCTGGAGATCGTCCTCGCGCAGGAGGAGGACATCCAGGTCGTCGGCGAGGCCGGGGACGGGGCGGAGGCGGTGGACAAGGCCGCCGACCTGCTGCCGGACATCGTGCTGATGGACGTGCGGATGCCGCGCAGGGGCGGGATCGAGGCGTGCACCTCGATCAAGGAGGTGGCCCCCTCCGCGAAGATCATCATGCTGACGATCAGCGACGAGGAGGCGGACCTCTACGACGCGATCAAGGCCGGCGCGACGGGCTACCTGCTGAAGGAGATCTCCACGGACGAGGTCGCCACGGCGATCCGCGCCGTGGCGGACGGGCAGTCGCAGATCAGCCCCTCGATGGCGTCGAAGCTGCTGACCGAGTTCAAGTCGATGATCCAGCGCACCGACGAGCGCAGACTGGTGCCCGCGCCGCGGCTGACGGACCGCGAGCTGGAGGTGCTGAAGCTGGTGGCCACGGGGATGAACAACCGGGACATCGCCAAGCAGCTGTTCATCTCCGAGAACACCGTCAAGAACCACGTGCGCAACATCCTGGAGAAGCTGCAGCTGCACTCGCGGATGGAAGCGGTCGTCTACGCGATGCGCGAGAAGATCCTGGAGATCCGCTAG
- a CDS encoding winged helix-turn-helix domain-containing protein codes for MTSSPAGAPQPSVSLSADEARRIALRAQGFLGAPDRRGGVRGVLRHLGAVQLDTISVLARSHELIPYARLGAVGRDTVEKAYWSDNHAFEYWSHAACILPIEEWPHFAFRRRVKRAHGYRWHRMKDREGSCALVLDRLKADGPLTSTELGGAKNGGPWWDWSETKIAVEWLLDTGDVVCSERRGWKRVYDLAERVVPDALLHDDLDDHECLRRLVALAGRSLGVGTRADIADYHRLKGEQFDAVVADSGLVPVAVEGWAKPAWADPAALAAAPAGRHRTTLLSPFDSLVWDRPRTERIFGFTHKLEAYVPKPQRIHGYFAMPLLAGGRLRGRVDPGREGATLVARQLSLTTPKAAPAMARALREAAEWVGCDAVRVERASSPAEAAAVTAELDAL; via the coding sequence ATGACCAGCAGCCCCGCCGGCGCGCCGCAGCCGTCCGTGTCCCTGTCCGCCGACGAGGCCCGCCGCATCGCCCTGCGCGCGCAGGGCTTCCTCGGCGCGCCCGACCGCCGGGGAGGGGTCCGCGGAGTGCTGCGCCACCTGGGCGCCGTACAGCTGGACACGATCTCGGTGCTGGCCCGCTCGCACGAGCTGATCCCGTACGCGCGCCTCGGCGCGGTCGGCCGGGACACCGTGGAGAAGGCCTACTGGAGCGACAACCACGCCTTCGAGTACTGGTCGCACGCGGCGTGCATCCTGCCGATCGAGGAGTGGCCGCACTTCGCGTTCCGCCGCCGGGTCAAGCGGGCGCACGGCTACCGCTGGCACAGGATGAAGGACCGGGAGGGTTCCTGCGCCCTGGTCCTGGACCGGCTGAAGGCGGACGGCCCGCTCACCTCCACCGAGCTGGGCGGCGCGAAGAACGGCGGCCCCTGGTGGGACTGGTCCGAAACCAAGATCGCGGTGGAGTGGCTGCTCGACACCGGTGACGTGGTCTGCTCGGAGCGGCGCGGCTGGAAGCGGGTCTACGACCTCGCCGAGCGGGTCGTCCCGGACGCCCTGCTCCACGACGACCTGGACGACCACGAGTGCCTGCGCCGGCTCGTGGCCCTGGCCGGGCGGTCCCTGGGCGTCGGCACCCGCGCCGACATCGCCGACTACCACCGCCTCAAGGGCGAGCAGTTCGACGCGGTGGTGGCGGATTCCGGGCTGGTCCCGGTGGCGGTGGAGGGCTGGGCCAAGCCCGCCTGGGCCGATCCGGCCGCCCTGGCCGCGGCCCCCGCGGGCCGCCACCGCACCACCCTGCTGTCCCCGTTCGACTCGCTCGTGTGGGACCGCCCCCGCACCGAGCGGATCTTCGGCTTCACGCACAAGCTGGAGGCCTACGTCCCCAAACCGCAGCGGATCCACGGCTACTTCGCGATGCCGCTGCTGGCCGGGGGCCGGCTCCGGGGCCGGGTGGACCCGGGCCGCGAGGGCGCCACGCTGGTGGCCCGCCAGCTCTCGCTGACGACCCCGAAGGCGGCGCCCGCGATGGCCCGCGCCCTGCGGGAGGCTGCGGAGTGGGTCGGCTGCGACGCGGTCCGCGTCGAACGCGCCTCCTCGCCCGCGGAGGCCGCAGCGGTCACGGCGGAGCTGGACGCGCTCTAG
- a CDS encoding GNAT family N-acetyltransferase, with translation MEPTTLRTTRLDLRPFAPSDEDEVYAAAQDPDIQRWTMVPSPYERAHAKTFVNELVPTGWREETGFPFAVRLGAGGPLVAAVGVYVHTAFGEKSYEVGYWATREHRGNGYMAEALDGVARWAFTELGAVRLEWRAEVGNEGSRAVAEKAGFRFEGTLRAALLRNGTARDCWIGAVLPSDLGLTPALPHLPDRQP, from the coding sequence ATGGAACCCACGACGCTGCGCACGACCCGCCTGGACCTGCGGCCCTTCGCCCCGTCGGACGAGGACGAGGTGTACGCCGCCGCCCAGGACCCGGACATCCAACGCTGGACCATGGTCCCCTCCCCCTACGAACGCGCGCACGCGAAGACCTTCGTGAACGAGCTGGTACCCACCGGCTGGCGCGAGGAGACGGGCTTCCCCTTCGCGGTCCGCCTCGGCGCCGGCGGCCCGCTGGTCGCGGCCGTCGGCGTCTACGTGCACACGGCGTTCGGGGAGAAGTCGTACGAGGTCGGCTACTGGGCGACCCGGGAGCACCGCGGCAACGGCTACATGGCCGAGGCCCTGGACGGCGTCGCCCGCTGGGCCTTCACCGAGCTCGGCGCCGTACGGCTGGAATGGCGCGCCGAGGTCGGCAACGAGGGCTCCCGGGCCGTCGCCGAGAAGGCCGGCTTCCGCTTCGAGGGCACCCTGCGGGCCGCCCTGCTGCGCAACGGCACCGCCCGCGACTGCTGGATCGGCGCCGTGCTCCCCTCCGACCTCGGCCTGACCCCCGCGCTGCCGCACCTCCCCGACCGGCAGCCCTGA